Within the Catalinimonas niigatensis genome, the region CTGCTTTATCATCACCATCGGTGTCGGTATAAAGCTTCAGATTGGTGCCTTGCGAAATATATACGCCTTCGGTTGCGATTTCAAAACCTACCGGAAGGTGCAAACCATCAGCAAAGGTCGTCTGCTTATCTGCTTTGCCATCACCATCCGTATCTTCAAGGATAATCAGTTTATCATTCGGCTTCTCATCTCCCGGCTTGTAGTGCGGATAACTGGGCATGGTAGCCACCCATAGGCGGCCTTTGTTATCAAAGGATAGCTGCACAGGATTGGCTAGATCGGTGAACTCTTTTTCGGAAGCAAAAAGCTCAATTTTATACCCTTTGGGAACGTGCAGCTTGTCCAGTGCATCCTGCCCATACAGATATTCAGGCGTGCCATTCTTGGTACTGGGCTCATAATTGGTCTTTACCGGAGGTAGTTTTGATGTGTTTGCGTCAGCCGCAGCCACATCCATTTCTTCACCTTTTACTGCTTTCCAGATGGCTTCATCCCGAATGTCGGTCATTTCACGAATTTTTTTGATTTCCGCAGGATAATTATCAGGCCCGAAGGGGTCATAACGGCGACCATAGGCATGAACACCATTGGGAATTTTGTAATCCTGATGCCACATCCAGTTTTTTTCCATCACTGCCTCATGCACCAATGCACGATGTGCTTCGGCTTTGATTTCAGCTTCACCAAAAACTTTATTGGCAAGGAGTGAAGCAAACTTGGCATAACCTTCATCAGTAAGTTGCGAGCCATCAATAGTAAGTTGTTCTTCGCTTTCAAACCACGCTTTGGTTGGCGTATATACATCCACAAAATGAACATTATTTTTTGCAGCCACTTCTTTCATAGCTTCAGTATACATGGAAAGATTGGCGTTTTGCTGCTCGCCGTCGGGAAGGTCATACTGTTCAGAAAGATTCTCAAAAGCGATGGGAGAAACAATGACCAGTTGAGGGGGGGTATCTCCGTTGTACTTTTGCTTCAGCGTATGTTGGATAAAAGCATCCAGCTCTGCTTTATAATTTTCCAGCCCTGACTCTCCCTGGAAAGACTCGTTGTACCCAAAAAAAGCAATGATCACATCTGCCTTAAGGTGTGTGATCCATTCGTCAGGAGTAGGAAAATGCCCCTGACTATCGGAGTAGTTGGCAAGTTCGTCCTGAAATTTTTCCGCACCGGGAAAAGCCCAGGGCGACACCCGTGAGGCATGTGGCCTGAATCCGGGCGTATTGCCAGGATCGCTCATATTGCGAATATAGAGCAGGCTATCGGGATAACGGAGATGCATTTCGGTCTCAAAATGTCCGAAATTCATCATCCTTGACCCCAGGTTATTGCCAACAAGTACAATGTGAGTGCCTTTATTGATATCTAAGGAAGGTGAGTCTGAAGAAGAAGTACACTGAAATGTACATAATGCGATTATGCCTACAACAATGTTTTGAAACACTGCTTTGATATTTTTTTTTTCGGCTGTTGTCATCTAATGTTTATTGAGTCCATAATTAAATGTAAAGGATTCATTAAAACAAACAATCCTGATCTGTCCTGATTTAAAAAAGCTGTGGCCTGCAAGCACACTGGTTTTGAGCATAAAAAGGGTTTTAAGCATTGCAGGCCTCAACTAGCGGCTAGTAGCCCTGATTTTGAGTAAGGTTATCGTTATTCCTGATTTCTGCTGTAGGTATGGGAAACAGTAATTCCCTTTCGGTTAATGTTGGTCCATATGAAAACTGATGGCCCACAAAATCTTCAAAATCACCGGTAGACGTATTAAATGCTTTCCGAAGCCGTGCCATATCAAACCAGGTTTTGTTTTCATAGCTCAGTTCATGCCACTTTTCTTTCCAAATAGCTTCCCTAAACTGTTGTTGGCTCAGCCCTGAGAGTTCAGGCAAATCCGCCCTTCTTCTGATCTGATTGATAGCCTCATAAGCGTCTTCAGAGGGTCCTGATGATTCATTAGCAGCCTCTGCATAAATCAGGAGCACTTCGGCGTAACGCATCAGGTTCCAGTTAAGCCCACTGCTGGTAGTATTCAAATGAGCCTCAGGATCAAAGTGTTTGTAAATGAAATAACCTCCCAGATTAATGGTATCACTTCTATCACTACTCAGAGAATATTCGGTATAGTAAAATTCTTTTTCCCTTGCCCGCTTATCTCCAACCTCATAGGATTCCACAAAATCCGCATTCGCATAGATAGCTCCGGTTTCGTCAGAGTACTGAGAAATACCCTTGTTGTAAGGGATAATAGAAGTCTGCCAGTTAGAAGGTAGGATAAAAGGCTCATATTGTACCATAAAGATGTTTTCGCCTATATTTTCATAAGCTTCACTATGGAGTTCATCATATGATTCAAACAAACCATATTCACCAGAAATTATCACTTCCTCGGCTTTATCAGCAGCTCTCTGATAATATTCAGTTCC harbors:
- a CDS encoding RagB/SusD family nutrient uptake outer membrane protein translates to MKIKIKNTISHAFIWAVFLLFGSACEEFLIEPDRSNFTLENYFTKPEHAESVVNSIYEDLRATPGGGFGGAPWMMLEFATGLANTDLGQAQNSINVRNLVNNSDNAYGATYWTSSYRGIANANLAITEIPDIAMDEERKAQLLGEARFLRAHYYYNLVRIFGAIPLITEPVGLSSPELYPSEASEEDIYNQIVEDLVTAESSGLPFTDPSGRASLGAIKSLLSSVYLTMAGYPLQKGTEYYQRAADKAEEVIISGEYGLFESYDELHSEAYENIGENIFMVQYEPFILPSNWQTSIIPYNKGISQYSDETGAIYANADFVESYEVGDKRAREKEFYYTEYSLSSDRSDTINLGGYFIYKHFDPEAHLNTTSSGLNWNLMRYAEVLLIYAEAANESSGPSEDAYEAINQIRRRADLPELSGLSQQQFREAIWKEKWHELSYENKTWFDMARLRKAFNTSTGDFEDFVGHQFSYGPTLTERELLFPIPTAEIRNNDNLTQNQGY